The following coding sequences are from one Coleofasciculus chthonoplastes PCC 7420 window:
- the holB gene encoding DNA polymerase III subunit delta', whose product MTIIGQKQAIALLEGAMTANRIAPAYLFVGSPGVGRGLVARWFIERLFCQDIPPQKQPLVQKRLQQGNHPDLLWVEPTYLHNGIRLSAKEAAEKGLKRKAPPQIRLEQIREISQFLGRSPLEASRQIVVLEQTETMAESAANGLLKTLEEPGNATLILIAPSPDALLPTLVSRCQRIPFSRLAQDDMAQVLQQTGYQQILQEPSILAIAQGSPGEAIAAFEQLQAIPPELLAKLNQLPNSSRMALELAKEIDKTLDPQAQLWLVDYLQHQYWQHQPHTQIIHQLEQARTYLLGYAQPRLVWEVTFLELKR is encoded by the coding sequence ATGACAATAATCGGACAAAAACAAGCGATCGCACTCTTAGAAGGGGCAATGACAGCCAACCGCATCGCCCCAGCTTATTTGTTTGTCGGTTCTCCTGGAGTCGGGCGGGGTCTAGTCGCCCGGTGGTTCATTGAACGGTTATTTTGTCAAGATATTCCACCCCAGAAACAACCCTTAGTCCAGAAACGCCTCCAACAGGGGAACCACCCGGATCTCCTCTGGGTTGAACCCACCTACCTACACAATGGCATTCGCTTATCCGCCAAAGAAGCCGCAGAAAAAGGACTCAAGCGCAAAGCCCCCCCGCAAATCCGCTTGGAACAAATTCGCGAAATTAGCCAATTTTTAGGACGTTCTCCCCTAGAAGCCTCCCGCCAAATTGTGGTGCTAGAACAGACGGAAACCATGGCAGAATCAGCCGCCAATGGCTTGCTCAAAACGCTAGAAGAACCTGGAAACGCCACATTAATTTTAATCGCGCCCAGTCCCGATGCCTTATTACCCACCTTAGTATCACGTTGTCAACGCATTCCCTTTTCCCGATTGGCACAAGACGACATGGCACAGGTACTACAGCAAACGGGTTATCAGCAGATTCTCCAAGAACCCTCGATATTAGCCATTGCCCAAGGGAGTCCCGGAGAAGCGATCGCGGCGTTTGAACAACTGCAAGCCATTCCCCCAGAATTACTGGCAAAGTTGAACCAATTGCCCAACTCATCCCGTATGGCGCTAGAACTGGCTAAGGAAATTGATAAAACCCTTGATCCCCAAGCTCAATTGTGGTTAGTGGATTATTTACAGCATCAGTATTGGCAACACCAACCCCATACCCAAATCATTCACCAATTAGAACAAGCCCGAACCTACTTACTTGGCTATGCTCAACCTCGATTGGTTTGGGAAGTGACATTCTTAGAGTTAAAGCGTTGA
- a CDS encoding permease, with translation MNNANFWQLYSEAVLTSLGFFWKALWAFILGYVISSAIQVFVTRERMKQTMGKAGKGSVALGTFFGFISSSCSFAALATTKSLFKKGAGFVPSLAFLLASTNLVIELGFIIAVFLGWQFVVGEYLGGLLLIISMWLIVKFTRPTKLIRKVRKRLRDNEGEANEGEDVPDWKEKIQTIQGWKQVARKYFMEWKMVWKDVTIGFTVAGAIAVFVPRSFFQFLFIGSEQGGNPGFLAILENTIVGPVAAFFTFIGSMGNIPLASVLYSNGVSFAGVIAFIFSDLVVFPVIRINAKYYGWKMAFYILGVFLAALVATAIVMHYGFSLFGLLPESTGQSQAETQRFAIDYTFWLNLAFLAVTGVLAWLRWGGKKEDKGGMHHGGGKKSIIERVLFWLAIVSYIWLAGGLIAAVIK, from the coding sequence ATGAACAATGCAAACTTTTGGCAACTGTATAGTGAGGCAGTGCTAACCTCGCTGGGCTTTTTCTGGAAAGCGTTATGGGCGTTCATCTTGGGTTATGTGATTAGCAGCGCTATCCAGGTTTTTGTCACCCGCGAACGCATGAAACAAACCATGGGCAAAGCCGGAAAAGGGAGCGTCGCCTTGGGAACTTTTTTCGGCTTTATTTCCAGTTCCTGTAGTTTCGCTGCATTGGCGACAACAAAGTCTTTATTTAAAAAAGGAGCCGGTTTTGTTCCTTCCCTAGCTTTCTTACTCGCCTCAACCAATTTAGTTATTGAGTTAGGATTTATTATTGCCGTTTTCCTCGGTTGGCAGTTCGTCGTTGGCGAGTATTTGGGGGGACTGTTGCTGATTATCTCAATGTGGTTGATTGTGAAATTTACCCGCCCCACCAAGCTAATTAGAAAAGTACGCAAACGACTGCGGGACAATGAAGGCGAGGCAAATGAGGGAGAAGATGTTCCCGACTGGAAAGAAAAGATTCAAACTATACAGGGATGGAAACAGGTTGCCCGCAAATATTTCATGGAATGGAAGATGGTTTGGAAAGACGTAACCATCGGTTTTACCGTGGCGGGTGCGATTGCCGTCTTTGTGCCGCGATCGTTTTTTCAATTCCTGTTTATTGGTTCTGAACAAGGTGGGAATCCGGGATTTTTGGCAATTCTAGAAAATACGATTGTTGGACCAGTGGCGGCGTTTTTCACGTTTATCGGTTCCATGGGAAATATTCCTTTGGCTTCGGTTCTCTATAGCAATGGGGTGAGTTTTGCTGGGGTAATCGCGTTTATTTTTAGTGATTTAGTTGTGTTCCCGGTGATTCGGATTAATGCCAAATACTATGGCTGGAAAATGGCATTCTATATCCTGGGTGTCTTTTTAGCGGCGTTGGTGGCGACAGCGATTGTTATGCACTATGGCTTTTCCCTATTCGGGCTTTTGCCAGAAAGCACTGGGCAGAGTCAAGCTGAGACACAACGTTTTGCCATTGACTATACCTTCTGGCTGAATCTTGCCTTTCTCGCTGTCACCGGGGTTCTGGCTTGGCTGCGCTGGGGTGGCAAAAAAGAAGACAAAGGTGGAATGCATCACGGCGGTGGTAAGAAAAGTATCATTGAGCGGGTGCTGTTTTGGCTGGCGATTGTCTCCTATATCTGGTTAGCTGGGGGTTTAATTGCTGCTGTTATTAAGTAG
- the tmk gene encoding dTMP kinase, whose product MLIVFEGVEGSGKTTQIQRSRDWFLSSGILDTLGNYHKPPPVIITREPGGTALGIKLRQLLLQEQSSSLQHRTELLLYAADRSQHVEELLQPQLDAGAIILCDRYTDSTIAYQGYGRGIDLALIEQINHIATGGLESDLTLWLDVDVTIGLQRARERGVADRMEQAELTFHQRVQQGFAQLASQHPQRIVRIDANQSPEAVQRDIQAVLRQRI is encoded by the coding sequence ATGCTGATTGTGTTTGAGGGAGTCGAAGGCAGTGGTAAAACCACCCAAATTCAGCGATCGCGCGATTGGTTCCTCAGCAGTGGCATACTAGACACCCTGGGCAATTACCACAAACCGCCACCTGTGATCATCACCCGCGAACCCGGAGGAACCGCCTTAGGCATAAAATTACGTCAACTCTTGCTCCAAGAACAGTCCTCATCCCTACAACACCGCACCGAACTATTACTCTACGCTGCTGACCGATCGCAGCATGTTGAAGAATTGTTACAGCCTCAGCTTGACGCCGGGGCAATTATTTTGTGCGATCGCTACACGGATTCAACAATTGCCTATCAGGGGTATGGACGAGGGATTGACCTAGCCCTAATTGAGCAAATCAACCACATCGCCACAGGAGGGCTAGAAAGCGATTTAACCTTGTGGTTAGATGTCGATGTCACAATAGGCTTACAGCGAGCCAGAGAACGGGGCGTCGCCGATCGCATGGAACAAGCAGAGTTAACCTTTCACCAACGAGTACAGCAGGGTTTTGCCCAATTAGCCTCCCAGCATCCCCAGCGAATTGTCCGGATTGACGCCAATCAAAGCCCTGAAGCCGTACAACGAGACATTCAGGCGGTGTTACGTCAACGGATTTAA
- a CDS encoding FHA domain-containing protein, with product MPAKSNQNHLLIIEDEKGRKEYTLEEPVYSIGRDPDVDIRLFSQFVSRRHATLVRREREDGSLYYRIVDGNLKGKASANGLVINGRKLQAHDLEDEDEVVFGPQVSAKYYILKRDSVPTGPPDEFDITLISPNMMGGDPDDWTP from the coding sequence ATGCCTGCAAAATCCAATCAAAACCATCTGTTAATTATTGAAGACGAAAAAGGACGCAAGGAATATACCTTGGAGGAACCCGTCTATTCTATAGGCAGAGATCCGGATGTGGATATTCGTTTGTTCTCACAATTTGTATCTCGCCGACACGCCACCTTAGTGCGGCGAGAACGAGAGGACGGCAGTCTCTACTACCGCATTGTCGATGGTAACCTCAAAGGTAAAGCCAGCGCCAACGGACTCGTAATTAACGGTCGTAAACTTCAAGCCCACGATCTTGAAGATGAGGACGAAGTCGTCTTCGGTCCTCAAGTTAGTGCCAAATATTACATACTCAAGCGAGACTCTGTTCCCACTGGACCTCCCGATGAGTTTGATATCACCCTGATTAGCCCAAATATGATGGGGGGAGATCCAGATGACTGGACACCCTGA